The Populus nigra chromosome 19, ddPopNigr1.1, whole genome shotgun sequence genome includes a window with the following:
- the LOC133680266 gene encoding UDP-D-apiose/UDP-D-xylose synthase 2-like produces MAASTVRINLDGKPINQLTILMIGAGGFIGSHLCEKILQETPHKILALDVYSDKIKHLLEPDSLEWAGRIQFHRINIKHDSRLEGLIKMSDLTINLAAICTPADYNTRPLDTIYSNFIDALPVVKYCSENGKRLIHFSTCEVYGKTIGSFLPKDSPLRQDPAYFVLKEDASPCIFGSIEKQRWSYACAKQLIERLIYAEGAENGLEFTIVRPFNWIGPRMDFIPGIDGPSEGVPRVLACFSNALLRREQLKLVDGGESQRTFVYIKDAIEAVLLMIENPDRANGHIFNVGNPNNEVTVRQLAEMMTAVYANVSGEPALEEPTVDVSSKEFYGEGYDDSDKRIPDMTIINKQLGWNPKTSLWDLLDSTLTYQHKTYAEAVKKVISKPTTS; encoded by the exons ATGGCAGCATCAACGGTGAGGATTAATCTTGATGGAAAACCGATAAATCAGCTAACAATATTGATGATCGGTGCCGGTGGTTTCATCGGGTCCCACCTCTGTGAGAAGATCTTGCAGGAAACTCCACACAAGATCCTAGCTCTTGATGTTTACAGTGACAAGATCAAGCACCTTCTCGAACCGGATAGTCTCGAGTGGGCTGGCCGGATCCAGTTTCACCGTATCAATATTAAGCACGATTCTCGCCTCGAAGGCCTAATTAAGATGTCAGATCTG ACGATAAATCTGGCGGCGATCTGTACTCCAGCAGATTATAATACGCGTCCTTTGGATACGATTTATAGCAACTTTATTGACGCGCTGCCCGTG GTGAAGTACTGTTCAGAGAATGGGAAGCGTTTGATTCACTTCTCGACTTGTGAAGTGTATGGAAAAACTATTGGTAGTTTTCTTCCTAAAGATAGTCCTCTTCGTCAG GACCCTGCATACTTTGTCCTCAAAGAAGATGCCTCTCCCTGCATTTTCGGTTCTATCGAGAAGCAGAGGTGGTCCTATGCATGTGCAAAGCAATTGATTGAGAGGTTGATTTATG CTGAGGGTGCAGAGAATGGGCTTGAGTTCACCATTGTGAGGCCCTTCAACTGGATTGGACCCAGAATGGATTTCATACCCGGCATTGATGGCCCAAGTGAGGGTGTTCCCAGGGTTCTGGCATGCTTCAGCAAT GCTCTTCTTCGTCGTGAGCAACTCAAGCTTGTTGATGGTGGTGAATCCCAGAGAACTTTTGTTTACATCAAGGATGCCATAGAGGCGGTCCTCTTGATGATT gaAAATCCTGACAGGGCCAACGGTCATATTTTTAATGTTGGCAACCCTAACAATGAAGTCACTGTTAGGCAGCTTGCTGAAATGATGACAGCG GTCTACGCAAACGTAAGTGGTGAACCTGCACTGGAGGAACCCACAGTTGATGTCAGCTCCAAAGAGTTCTACGGTGAAGGATATGACGATAGTGACAAGAGAATTCCAGACATGACCATAATCAATAAACAACTTG GTTGGAACCCCAAGACATCTCTGTGGGACTTGCTTGATTCAACCCTCACTTATCAACACAAGACGTATGCCGAGGCAGTCAAGAAGGTTATCTCAAAACCCACAACCAGCTGA